A single window of Treponema denticola ATCC 35405 DNA harbors:
- a CDS encoding glycosyltransferase family 2 protein: protein MSMYDYLFSICIPVYNTEQYLPRALDSIVNQTFDTKKIETVIVNDGSPCSEECDQIIAEYSSRLSIQYIVKNINEGLFLARKTAVEKAAGKYILFLDADDSLEVHSLRILSDSLIDEPDYVQFRIYNVLGCEKSLYHSVLEDETHKTLADVLQNKAIHNLVNKCYNAQLLKRIYDTISNSYAVYAEDYYQSVIIEYFSNKKKFIDIPLYNYFRYIGITSNNTFSNREKLIRIIESFQNIEKNLVSFFEKNNEQQYVQYVKDYIRELYINFAYWTNSLHSIMFVIRQLPNEYHAIRLTIFKRFLMHNIKQLIKNILPYGFVCLIVARKNKVCISSN, encoded by the coding sequence ATGAGTATGTACGATTATTTATTTTCGATTTGTATTCCTGTTTATAATACGGAACAATATTTGCCGCGTGCATTGGATTCTATAGTAAATCAAACCTTTGATACAAAAAAAATAGAAACGGTTATTGTCAACGACGGTTCACCTTGTTCAGAGGAGTGTGATCAAATAATAGCGGAATATTCAAGCCGCTTATCAATACAATATATCGTGAAAAATATAAATGAAGGACTTTTTTTAGCCCGCAAAACTGCTGTTGAGAAAGCGGCTGGGAAATATATTTTATTTTTGGATGCAGATGATTCATTAGAAGTGCATAGTTTACGAATTCTGTCTGATAGTCTTATCGATGAACCGGATTATGTACAGTTTAGGATATATAATGTACTGGGTTGTGAAAAATCGCTTTACCATTCAGTTTTAGAAGATGAAACGCATAAAACTTTAGCAGATGTTTTGCAGAATAAAGCTATACATAATCTTGTTAATAAGTGCTATAACGCGCAACTTTTAAAACGAATTTACGATACAATTTCCAATTCTTATGCAGTTTATGCGGAAGACTACTATCAATCAGTGATTATAGAATATTTTTCGAACAAGAAAAAATTTATTGATATTCCGCTTTATAATTATTTTCGATATATTGGTATTACATCAAATAATACTTTTAGTAACCGAGAGAAACTCATACGCATCATTGAAAGTTTTCAAAATATTGAAAAAAATCTTGTTTCATTTTTTGAAAAAAATAATGAACAACAATATGTACAATATGTAAAAGATTATATTAGGGAACTATATATTAATTTTGCGTATTGGACTAATTCACTACATAGTATTATGTTCGTAATAAGACAATTGCCTAATGAATATCATGCTATTAGATTAACGATATTCAAGAGATTCCTTATGCATAATATTAAACAGCTTATCAAGAATATCTTACCGTATGGATTTGTGTGTTTAATAGTTGCACGGAAGAATAAAGTATGTATTTCTAGTAACTGA
- a CDS encoding glycosyltransferase, giving the protein MNNQKKTKLLFITYTHSNGGGAEKVLTTLVNNLDTKKYEIAIQEIVGFYVKQEPISSNIKLLTPLINGTHESRFNKHFTQYCIEKYPVLIRAIKSFDEYDVIVTWNYQIPSFMIQAFPDKKTISWFHTDIYDLSPKLMSLNDKYNLKLQDSAWNYADRIVTISNKSLQSLKDIFPQYLNKTKIIYNAFDIENTKVQASKVNINECMRYTYPILACVGRLEKRKNFSLVIQAAAKLQKENICCHVLIIGDGEEKGNLIRLVNELRMTEVVSFLGYKQNPLPYIQIADMLCISSFAEGFPTVVLEAMTLEKPFVTTPVAGASEELADNGNCGLVADWDVDDYAEKIKTLLTDKDLYDRMSKNCIKKIKEFSIENTVIRFDELVSSLPEKGNSGFRRIDKATAVKKIRRAYIWCPNFAIQRLRFSISTFFMKPSIRNFALTGYYFLRLLFYIPTLPIRFFTQPAILQRSENHFKDEKCLK; this is encoded by the coding sequence ATGAATAACCAAAAAAAAACAAAGCTCCTTTTTATTACCTACACTCATTCAAACGGCGGAGGTGCCGAAAAGGTTTTAACAACTCTTGTTAATAATTTGGATACTAAAAAATATGAAATAGCTATACAGGAAATAGTCGGTTTTTATGTAAAACAAGAGCCTATTAGCAGTAATATTAAATTGCTTACGCCGCTTATAAATGGTACGCATGAGTCACGTTTTAATAAACACTTTACTCAGTATTGTATTGAAAAATATCCCGTTTTAATACGTGCAATAAAGAGTTTTGATGAGTATGACGTCATTGTTACATGGAATTACCAAATACCTTCATTTATGATTCAAGCATTTCCTGATAAGAAGACGATAAGTTGGTTTCATACTGATATTTACGATTTGTCTCCGAAACTCATGTCTTTGAATGATAAATATAATTTAAAACTGCAAGATAGTGCATGGAACTATGCTGATAGGATAGTTACAATATCGAATAAATCATTACAATCATTAAAAGATATATTCCCTCAATATTTGAATAAAACAAAAATAATTTATAATGCGTTTGATATAGAAAATACAAAAGTACAGGCATCAAAGGTAAACATCAATGAATGTATGCGGTACACTTATCCGATTTTGGCTTGCGTAGGGCGATTAGAAAAGCGTAAAAATTTCTCTCTTGTTATACAAGCTGCCGCAAAATTACAAAAAGAAAATATATGTTGTCATGTGCTTATTATAGGAGACGGAGAAGAAAAAGGAAACTTAATACGTTTAGTAAATGAGTTGCGTATGACGGAAGTTGTATCTTTTTTAGGATATAAACAAAATCCTTTGCCGTATATTCAAATTGCAGACATGCTTTGCATCTCATCTTTTGCCGAAGGTTTCCCCACCGTTGTTTTGGAAGCTATGACTTTAGAAAAACCATTTGTAACTACACCTGTTGCGGGTGCGTCCGAAGAATTGGCCGATAATGGAAATTGCGGCTTAGTAGCGGATTGGGATGTCGATGATTATGCGGAAAAGATAAAAACTTTGCTAACCGATAAAGATCTTTACGATAGGATGTCAAAAAATTGTATTAAAAAAATCAAAGAATTTTCTATAGAAAACACGGTTATTCGGTTTGATGAACTTGTTTCTTCTTTACCTGAAAAAGGTAATTCTGGATTTCGGCGTATTGATAAAGCAACAGCTGTAAAAAAGATTCGTAGAGCCTATATCTGGTGTCCTAATTTTGCTATACAGAGATTGCGATTTTCGATAAGTACCTTTTTTATGAAACCATCTATAAGGAATTTTGCTTTGACCGGATACTATTTTCTAAGGTTGTTATTTTATATTCCTACATTACCGATCCGTTTTTTTACACAACCGGCTATATTGCAGCGGTCGGAAAATCATTTTAAGGACGAAAAATGCCTAAAATAA
- a CDS encoding sulfotransferase, with amino-acid sequence MPKIITCTGYGTTGSSAVTNIIEEFESVKSLSAEFECSFLHEPDGIRDLESALHEGHRLKSDLAIKRFLRLADVLNKQRSFKKYFNGNFLRHSKSFIDSICIAQWQGNWHRGTDTIKLSKEDLLYYNLAKQVFLNEYSYSRYSLFEPNSWHPAYHMRNKSYYAHFTDLFYLKAQEYIGKLIAEIEVHVDGEKILIDQFFPAYDISAYLNYAPDTKVIIVDRDPRDMYVLNKSSWGESYIPTDDVDTFIRWYRGIRFSQQQEVQNKNVLLLHFEDLIFNYETSLDEIKCFLNFTDKDHIKKLKCFNPAQSIKNTYKFKNYPQWKDDVLKIEYELSEYCYHFPDDFIDSKEINVDTNKPIEDCIKSADAVQSKKNLPLKYNHKLPVFLFGITNFGEAFESLAHRNTLKTKIKGLIKCGVFLCSFLFEYMYSVFIYCKYKKR; translated from the coding sequence ATGCCTAAAATAATAACATGTACGGGTTATGGTACTACAGGAAGCTCTGCGGTAACGAATATTATTGAAGAATTCGAAAGTGTAAAAAGTTTAAGTGCGGAATTTGAATGTTCATTTTTACATGAACCGGATGGAATACGTGATTTGGAAAGTGCCTTACATGAAGGTCATCGTTTAAAGTCCGATCTTGCAATAAAGCGTTTTCTTAGACTTGCGGATGTGTTGAATAAGCAGCGCTCATTCAAAAAATATTTCAACGGCAATTTTCTACGGCATTCCAAATCTTTTATCGATTCAATTTGTATTGCTCAATGGCAAGGAAATTGGCACCGAGGAACAGATACGATTAAACTTTCAAAAGAAGATTTACTGTATTATAATTTAGCAAAACAGGTTTTCTTAAATGAATATTCATATTCACGTTACTCGCTCTTTGAACCGAACTCATGGCATCCTGCCTATCATATGCGAAATAAGTCTTACTATGCGCATTTTACCGATTTGTTTTATCTTAAAGCACAAGAATATATAGGTAAATTAATTGCAGAAATAGAAGTTCACGTAGACGGCGAAAAAATTTTAATTGATCAGTTTTTCCCTGCCTATGATATATCGGCATATTTAAATTATGCACCGGATACCAAAGTTATCATTGTTGACAGGGATCCTCGCGACATGTATGTATTAAATAAAAGTTCGTGGGGTGAATCGTATATTCCAACTGATGATGTTGATACCTTTATACGCTGGTATCGCGGTATCCGTTTTTCACAACAGCAAGAAGTACAAAATAAAAATGTTCTATTGCTCCATTTTGAGGACCTTATTTTTAATTATGAAACTTCTCTGGACGAAATCAAATGCTTTCTTAATTTTACCGATAAAGATCATATAAAAAAACTAAAATGTTTTAATCCCGCTCAATCGATTAAAAATACCTATAAATTTAAAAATTATCCTCAATGGAAAGATGATGTTTTAAAAATAGAATATGAATTGTCTGAGTATTGCTATCATTTCCCTGATGACTTTATCGATAGCAAGGAAATCAATGTAGACACAAATAAACCGATAGAGGATTGTATAAAATCGGCAGATGCTGTTCAAAGTAAAAAAAACTTACCGCTTAAATATAACCACAAGTTGCCTGTATTTTTATTTGGTATAACAAATTTTGGAGAAGCATTCGAAAGTTTGGCGCATCGCAATACACTAAAAACAAAAATAAAGGGTCTTATTAAATGTGGAGTGTTTTTGTGTAGTTTTTTATTTGAGTATATGTATTCTGTATTTATATATTGTAAATACAAAAAAAGATAA
- a CDS encoding glycosyltransferase family 2 protein translates to MKFTIVIPIFNRVQYIPETLDSVIRQTYTDLEIICVDDCSSDRSPVLLQDYAKTDLRIKVLTHAKNKGLYLARKTGVLNASGDYILFLDCDDVLDLHAVEVIYNALCKNSVEVLEYGYHSIHANENTVPDSAITVDKLFSSLVYDRYPRAGTVWNKAYKTELLKNAFSKMSDFHAVMGEDFYESVIIAYYAKSYSSIDDVLVIYNDESGISNTRKNLASIQKDLDSVVAILNGFRFFFESYASEHKEAVLNIESYYIRYVYYNLILLKTNKTDRKMAVDLLKDYFSAEAAAPYFNKTKPAVTRDAVMYKIRAVIKRYISKKLREMIKKIIRRYDKKPQQK, encoded by the coding sequence ATGAAATTCACTATTGTTATTCCCATATTTAACAGAGTACAGTACATCCCCGAAACTCTTGACAGTGTTATAAGGCAAACTTATACCGATCTGGAAATCATATGCGTTGACGATTGTTCTTCAGATAGAAGCCCAGTTCTTTTGCAAGACTATGCAAAAACTGATTTGCGTATTAAAGTACTGACTCACGCCAAAAATAAAGGGCTTTATTTGGCGCGTAAAACAGGCGTCCTGAATGCATCAGGTGATTATATTTTATTTTTAGATTGCGACGATGTATTGGATCTTCATGCCGTCGAAGTTATTTATAATGCACTTTGTAAAAATTCCGTTGAAGTTCTTGAGTATGGATATCACTCTATTCACGCAAATGAAAACACTGTGCCCGATTCTGCCATAACGGTAGATAAACTTTTTAGCTCACTTGTGTATGATCGGTACCCCCGTGCAGGTACTGTTTGGAATAAAGCATATAAAACAGAATTGTTGAAAAATGCTTTTAGTAAAATGTCAGACTTTCATGCCGTGATGGGTGAGGATTTTTATGAATCTGTGATTATTGCATACTATGCAAAAAGTTATTCGTCGATAGACGATGTTCTTGTTATTTACAATGATGAAAGCGGTATATCAAATACACGTAAAAACCTTGCAAGTATACAAAAAGACTTGGATTCGGTTGTGGCTATTTTAAATGGTTTTAGATTTTTTTTTGAATCGTATGCCTCTGAACATAAAGAGGCTGTTTTAAATATAGAAAGCTATTACATCCGGTATGTATATTATAACCTTATTTTACTGAAGACGAACAAAACGGATAGAAAAATGGCAGTTGATTTGCTTAAAGATTATTTCAGTGCCGAGGCTGCTGCACCGTATTTTAATAAAACAAAACCGGCGGTAACACGTGATGCCGTAATGTATAAAATAAGAGCCGTAATAAAAAGATACATTTCTAAAAAATTGCGTGAAATGATAAAAAAGATAATCAGGAGGTATGATAAAAAGCCGCAGCAAAAATAA
- a CDS encoding CDP-glycerol glycerophosphotransferase family protein, translating into MILLLYIDPGTGSILFSIVIGLITTLYFVAKTAFIKLKVAVYKDKAKGSGNKNTIVIYSEGKRYWNVFLPICNEFEEHQKELVFYTSSEDDPVFEQHYTYVKPEYIGKGNKAFARLNMLEADICLMTTPGLDVYQLKRSKHVRHYSHILHALDDATSYRLFGLDYFDSVLLSGEYQVKGIRELESLRNLPPKNLRVVGCPYLDVLSEKIKNLPEKSSDFTVLIAPSWGASGILSKYGEQLITPLVETGWNIIIRPHPQSKTSEPDMLKRLEGKYKDVANFVWDYNSENIDSLSKADIMISDFSSVIFDYCFLFDKPFLYCNNEFDHRPYDSGDLKETPWKFSVLKEIGVELNSNSFDHIKEIISEACKSETLKENRLKAKDTAWQNRGCAGKAVYDFLTEIKTI; encoded by the coding sequence ATGATTCTTTTGTTATACATCGATCCGGGTACGGGTAGTATACTTTTTTCCATTGTGATAGGTCTTATTACAACGTTGTATTTTGTAGCGAAAACCGCTTTTATCAAACTAAAAGTCGCTGTATATAAAGATAAGGCAAAAGGTTCCGGTAATAAAAATACCATTGTAATTTATTCTGAAGGTAAACGTTATTGGAATGTGTTTTTGCCTATATGTAATGAGTTTGAAGAACATCAAAAAGAACTTGTTTTTTATACATCTTCGGAAGATGATCCGGTATTTGAACAACATTATACCTATGTAAAGCCCGAATATATCGGCAAAGGCAACAAAGCTTTTGCTCGTCTTAATATGCTTGAAGCTGATATTTGTTTGATGACGACACCGGGATTGGACGTATATCAGCTGAAACGCTCAAAGCATGTCAGGCATTATAGCCATATTCTTCATGCGCTTGATGATGCAACAAGTTACCGGCTTTTTGGTCTTGATTATTTTGATTCAGTGCTTTTATCGGGTGAGTATCAGGTAAAAGGAATTCGTGAACTGGAAAGCCTACGTAATCTTCCTCCAAAAAACTTGCGTGTAGTCGGCTGTCCTTATCTTGACGTATTAAGCGAAAAAATAAAAAATTTGCCTGAAAAAAGTTCCGATTTTACAGTTTTAATTGCGCCTTCTTGGGGCGCAAGCGGCATCTTATCAAAATACGGCGAACAATTAATTACTCCGCTTGTAGAAACCGGTTGGAATATTATTATCCGCCCGCATCCTCAAAGCAAGACTTCGGAACCCGATATGCTTAAAAGATTGGAGGGAAAATATAAAGATGTCGCGAATTTTGTTTGGGATTATAATTCTGAAAACATCGATTCACTTTCAAAAGCTGATATTATGATTTCCGATTTTTCCAGTGTTATTTTTGATTATTGTTTTCTTTTTGATAAGCCGTTCTTATACTGTAACAACGAATTCGATCATCGCCCTTATGATTCAGGCGATTTAAAAGAGACTCCGTGGAAGTTTTCCGTCTTAAAGGAAATAGGTGTGGAGCTTAACTCTAATAGCTTTGATCATATAAAAGAGATTATCTCCGAAGCTTGTAAAAGTGAAACGCTTAAAGAAAATAGACTGAAAGCTAAAGATACTGCATGGCAAAACAGAGGTTGTGCGGGAAAAGCGGTTTACGATTTTTTAACGGAGATAAAAACAATATGA
- a CDS encoding YidC/Oxa1 family membrane protein insertase, with product MINFLYTILIYPVYLFVEFVFFVVNIITNGNIGISIVLLSLGINIICLPMYNVAEQWQEKERAIQKKMKAKITDIKAVFKGDERYLMLSTYYRQNNYHPLYALRSMFALFIQIPFFIAAYKLLSDSPIMAKSSFLFFTDLGSPDKLLSLGNISVNILPIIMTLINISASAVYTKGLELKDKLTLYITALIFLLLLYNSPSGLVFYWTLNNLFSLLKNIFYKVKLSSKTWYIITVIAMIIVTSITTVMTISETKRPAALSGLLTAGIVVIPLIKKLFCFFEKRRSASVFNNDKKCFYIFLSAAIALCVLIGLVIPSATIASSAQEFSNFGNFKHPLNVLYYPFIQSLGCLFWLLCIYKLFSKNVQKYFAYTAILLLTAALIDAFIFTGNYGDISNILIFDDATRLRHSMRYFAVNMAAIIAGFAVVIALIYSKFSKLLPSLLNIVVLTFLVITGFSCISIQKSYRRMLAGEINEKQVNKVYRVSKTGKNIFILMLDRSMNFFIDPVFEHNDLVKKEYTGFTVFENSIAFGISTNMSTPSLFGGYEYTPENINKRSNELLVDKHNEALSVLPRLFSEHNWLVSFTDPSWLNYSWIPDLSVFAKYDMRAQNIDGAGKYSRDFLARIDKQTNRQTDKETKRQRDKETNPVVRNMLYFSFFRILPSKVRKVFYNSGAYTAPDVSNHIKMLFIDAYSSLENLYKEVEFVPEGDCLNIIVNNTTHEPPKDSDIQFIRREELIPLAKKYCLNEYTAEHFYANYLAHESCAEFFRFLKDNDCWDNSRIIIAGDHGRSSIRTIDMSFLNGFDDTGISPESLIPLIMMKDFNTDGPLQKDYTFMTLADIPILATEGLAPELQKNPFSGLPFKSSQDKILIKAMHGGDWQAGHQLKLTQFKTTATDWIYVKENVYNPKCWSKKAFINE from the coding sequence ATGATAAATTTTTTGTATACGATTTTAATTTACCCGGTCTACTTGTTTGTCGAATTTGTCTTTTTTGTGGTGAACATCATTACAAACGGCAATATCGGTATTTCGATTGTACTGTTAAGCCTCGGCATCAATATAATATGTCTTCCGATGTATAATGTAGCCGAACAATGGCAAGAAAAAGAGCGCGCCATTCAAAAAAAGATGAAAGCTAAAATTACCGATATAAAGGCGGTATTTAAAGGCGATGAACGATATTTAATGCTTTCTACATATTACCGTCAAAACAATTATCATCCGCTCTACGCTTTGCGCAGTATGTTCGCGCTCTTTATTCAGATTCCTTTTTTTATTGCGGCGTATAAGCTTTTGTCCGATTCACCGATTATGGCTAAAAGCTCGTTTTTATTTTTTACCGATTTAGGTTCTCCCGATAAACTGCTTAGCTTAGGAAATATTTCGGTAAATATTCTGCCTATTATAATGACGCTTATAAATATATCCGCTTCAGCCGTATATACAAAAGGGCTTGAATTGAAAGACAAATTAACGCTTTACATTACGGCTCTTATTTTTTTACTTTTGCTTTATAACTCGCCGTCGGGCTTGGTTTTTTATTGGACGCTTAACAATCTGTTTTCTTTATTAAAAAATATTTTTTATAAAGTAAAATTAAGTAGCAAAACATGGTATATAATTACCGTAATTGCCATGATAATTGTAACGAGCATTACAACCGTAATGACGATCAGTGAAACTAAAAGACCTGCGGCTCTTTCAGGTCTTTTAACTGCTGGCATAGTAGTAATACCGTTAATTAAAAAGCTGTTTTGTTTTTTTGAAAAAAGGCGATCAGCATCTGTTTTTAACAACGATAAAAAATGTTTTTATATCTTTTTATCCGCAGCAATTGCGCTGTGTGTTCTTATTGGATTGGTTATTCCGTCGGCAACGATAGCAAGTTCGGCGCAAGAATTTTCAAATTTTGGCAACTTTAAACATCCTTTAAATGTTCTGTATTATCCGTTTATTCAAAGTTTGGGCTGTTTGTTTTGGCTGCTGTGCATATATAAACTTTTTTCAAAAAATGTACAGAAATATTTTGCATATACGGCGATACTGTTGCTCACGGCGGCACTTATAGATGCATTCATTTTTACGGGTAATTACGGTGATATCAGTAATATTTTAATTTTTGACGATGCAACGCGACTAAGACATTCTATGCGGTATTTTGCCGTAAATATGGCGGCAATAATTGCAGGATTTGCCGTAGTAATCGCCTTAATATATTCAAAATTCTCAAAATTATTGCCTTCACTTCTTAATATTGTAGTTTTAACTTTTTTGGTTATAACAGGTTTTTCTTGCATTTCAATTCAAAAATCTTACCGGCGTATGCTGGCTGGCGAAATCAATGAAAAACAGGTAAACAAAGTATATAGGGTCTCGAAAACCGGAAAAAATATTTTTATTTTGATGCTTGACAGGTCTATGAATTTTTTTATCGACCCAGTATTCGAACATAATGATCTGGTAAAAAAAGAATATACGGGATTTACCGTTTTTGAAAACAGCATAGCTTTCGGCATAAGTACCAATATGAGTACGCCGTCTCTTTTCGGCGGCTATGAATATACGCCGGAAAATATAAATAAACGCTCTAATGAATTGCTTGTCGATAAACATAATGAAGCCTTAAGCGTGCTGCCGCGGCTGTTCAGCGAACATAATTGGTTGGTAAGCTTTACGGACCCCTCATGGCTAAACTATTCATGGATACCCGATTTATCCGTATTTGCAAAATATGATATGCGTGCTCAAAATATCGATGGGGCTGGAAAGTACAGCAGAGATTTTTTGGCACGGATAGACAAACAGACAAACAGACAAACAGACAAAGAGACAAAGAGACAAAGAGACAAAGAGACAAATCCTGTTGTACGCAACATGCTCTATTTTTCCTTTTTTAGGATATTGCCTTCAAAAGTAAGAAAAGTATTTTATAATAGCGGTGCTTATACGGCACCTGATGTATCCAATCATATTAAAATGTTATTTATAGATGCATATTCTTCCCTTGAGAATTTATATAAAGAAGTTGAATTTGTACCTGAGGGAGACTGTCTTAATATTATTGTAAACAATACAACGCATGAGCCGCCGAAGGACAGCGATATACAATTTATACGGCGGGAAGAACTTATTCCTCTTGCAAAAAAATATTGTCTTAACGAATACACAGCTGAACATTTTTATGCAAATTATTTAGCACATGAATCCTGTGCTGAGTTTTTCCGTTTTTTAAAAGATAATGATTGTTGGGATAATTCTAGGATAATCATCGCAGGCGATCATGGAAGATCTTCAATACGTACAATTGATATGAGTTTTTTAAACGGCTTTGACGATACCGGTATTTCTCCTGAAAGTCTGATTCCTTTAATTATGATGAAAGATTTTAACACAGATGGCCCCTTACAAAAGGATTATACCTTTATGACCTTAGCCGATATTCCGATTTTAGCAACAGAAGGACTTGCTCCCGAATTGCAAAAAAATCCGTTCAGTGGTTTACCGTTTAAATCTTCTCAAGATAAAATCCTTATAAAAGCTATGCACGGCGGTGATTGGCAGGCTGGCCATCAATTAAAATTGACACAGTTTAAAACTACGGCAACGGATTGGATTTATGTAAAAGAAAATGTGTATAATCCGAAATGTTGGAGTAAAAAAGCTTTTATAAATGAATAG
- a CDS encoding glycosyltransferase family 2 protein, whose translation MNNMLLSIVIPAYNAERFLHNLLSFLVEQVFECKKHSIEVIIVNDGSQDSTKKIAEDFSNKYPFITVINQENKGECGARNTGIKCAKGKYLYFLDSDDTIPVGTLAFFQQLLLGSNDIDVFNFGYEVERNGQVCKIVSSAQLDKRHFNDNSIKKNFLSKKMPCCICSSIYKKDFIYDNDLFFPVGIKIGGDLVFMVNAFTKSNSAYYSKRICFIYQIRDDSVMQGYKSYNMDRIKSFEIVRDTIIDNAEYYSLVKKEANFFIANLYLANLVAYLKSNVKDKEINKIFIQNKFFLYKSIKGRFINRMAILVARCVPLRLLLKIFK comes from the coding sequence ATGAACAATATGTTGCTTTCAATTGTTATTCCTGCATATAATGCAGAACGTTTTTTGCATAATTTGCTTTCCTTTTTGGTCGAGCAAGTGTTTGAGTGCAAGAAACACAGTATTGAAGTTATCATTGTTAATGACGGCTCTCAAGATTCTACAAAAAAAATTGCTGAAGATTTTTCAAATAAGTATCCTTTTATAACTGTTATTAATCAAGAAAATAAAGGGGAGTGTGGAGCACGGAATACAGGTATAAAATGTGCAAAAGGTAAATATCTGTATTTTTTAGATAGTGATGATACTATTCCTGTCGGAACTCTTGCCTTCTTTCAACAGTTGTTATTAGGAAGTAACGATATAGATGTTTTTAATTTTGGTTATGAAGTAGAAAGAAATGGTCAAGTTTGTAAAATTGTTTCATCCGCTCAACTGGATAAACGACACTTTAATGACAATAGTATAAAAAAGAACTTTCTTTCAAAAAAGATGCCTTGTTGTATTTGCAGTTCAATTTACAAAAAAGATTTTATCTATGACAATGATCTGTTTTTTCCGGTTGGTATAAAAATAGGCGGTGATTTAGTTTTTATGGTTAACGCTTTTACAAAATCAAATAGTGCATATTATTCTAAACGTATCTGTTTTATTTATCAGATACGTGATGATTCTGTAATGCAAGGGTATAAAAGTTATAATATGGATAGAATAAAATCTTTTGAAATTGTTCGTGATACGATAATTGATAACGCTGAATATTATTCGTTGGTAAAAAAAGAAGCAAATTTTTTTATTGCGAATCTATATCTGGCGAATTTGGTTGCTTATTTGAAGTCAAATGTAAAAGATAAAGAAATAAATAAAATTTTTATTCAAAATAAGTTTTTTTTATATAAAAGCATAAAAGGTAGATTTATTAATAGGATGGCAATACTCGTTGCTCGTTGTGTACCGCTTCGTTTATTATTAAAAATATTTAAGTAA
- a CDS encoding glycosyltransferase codes for MKILHIITNTELGGAQTVCISLANMASDEGNIVAVASMNGGYLWDNLSSSVIQFKIKNMIKPIRLLPDLKCYFELKKVINEFAPDIIHLHSSKAGTLGRLAGFKYRKKIIYTVHGFDSIRLHHRIFLPLERFLQRFCGAIVAVSKYDEKKLYKEKITKNIKTIYNGISLNSVDSPKPFDSSSYKKVIMTIARISRQKRFESFLSIASDPVMKDYLFVWVGGSAEKSMDEIKKDYSIPSNVLLLGDYPNASSLLPYCDLFVLFSNYEGLPMTIIEAMAYKKAIVASNVGGISELVDVTNGALIETDDGAVEAIGAILQDDEKKAKMGKASFEKFSKFFTLDIMWKNYRSLYKEIAED; via the coding sequence ATGAAAATCTTACACATAATTACTAACACTGAACTCGGCGGGGCTCAAACCGTATGTATTTCTTTGGCCAATATGGCATCTGATGAAGGAAACATAGTAGCTGTAGCTTCAATGAATGGCGGATATCTATGGGATAATTTAAGTTCTTCGGTTATTCAATTTAAGATTAAAAATATGATAAAGCCTATTAGATTGTTACCGGATTTGAAATGCTATTTTGAGCTAAAAAAGGTAATTAATGAATTTGCCCCCGATATTATTCATCTACATTCAAGTAAGGCCGGAACCTTAGGCCGTCTTGCGGGCTTTAAATATAGAAAAAAAATAATTTATACTGTGCACGGTTTTGATTCCATCCGTCTCCATCATAGAATTTTTTTACCGCTTGAACGTTTTTTACAAAGATTCTGCGGTGCAATAGTTGCAGTTTCTAAATATGACGAAAAAAAATTATATAAAGAAAAAATTACTAAAAATATCAAGACAATTTACAATGGTATAAGTTTAAATTCTGTTGATTCTCCGAAACCTTTTGACTCATCTTCATATAAAAAAGTTATTATGACAATAGCCCGTATTTCCAGGCAAAAACGATTTGAAAGTTTTTTATCTATTGCTTCAGATCCTGTAATGAAAGATTACCTCTTTGTCTGGGTCGGCGGTTCTGCCGAAAAATCGATGGATGAGATAAAAAAGGACTATTCTATCCCTTCCAATGTTTTATTGCTTGGAGACTATCCAAATGCGTCAAGCCTTTTGCCGTATTGTGATCTTTTTGTCTTATTTAGCAACTATGAGGGGCTCCCGATGACTATTATAGAAGCCATGGCTTATAAAAAGGCTATAGTTGCATCAAATGTAGGCGGAATTTCTGAGTTAGTTGATGTTACAAATGGTGCTCTAATTGAAACCGATGACGGTGCCGTTGAGGCAATAGGTGCTATCTTGCAAGATGACGAAAAAAAGGCTAAAATGGGAAAAGCTTCATTTGAAAAATTTTCAAAGTTTTTTACTTTGGATATTATGTGGAAAAATTATCGTAGTTTATACAAAGAGATAGCAGAGGATTAA